A window of the Microcoleus sp. bin38.metabat.b11b12b14.051 genome harbors these coding sequences:
- a CDS encoding GAF domain-containing protein, whose amino-acid sequence MDSLKNQNVIKVRYDRANLLSRIANRIRRSLELPEILSATVAEVQSLLGTDRVKIYKFHSDGSGEVIAESINDNRLPSLLGLHFPADDIPPHARELFAQVQVRSIVDVAGGLLGQSPHLDTVSGELLPDEVRYSPIDPCHAEYLTAMGVKASLVVPIFHGAEFWGLLVSHHSECWSVAEYELQAVQMVADQLGVAIAQSTLLAQARAKAQREAALNRVAAALHSQSAIELQVALTESVAALDAAGGRLCIFDSSKVTKKREGSPWL is encoded by the coding sequence ATGGACTCATTAAAGAACCAAAATGTCATCAAGGTGAGGTACGATCGAGCAAATTTACTCTCGCGCATTGCCAACCGCATTCGCCGCTCTCTAGAATTGCCAGAAATTCTCAGCGCCACAGTAGCAGAAGTTCAATCGTTATTGGGAACTGACAGGGTAAAAATCTATAAATTTCATAGCGACGGTAGCGGTGAAGTGATTGCCGAATCAATCAACGACAACCGCTTGCCCTCCCTACTGGGGCTGCATTTTCCCGCAGACGATATTCCCCCTCACGCCCGCGAATTGTTCGCCCAAGTACAGGTGCGATCGATCGTCGATGTCGCTGGAGGGCTGCTAGGCCAAAGTCCCCACCTTGACACGGTTTCCGGCGAACTGCTGCCCGACGAAGTGCGGTACAGCCCGATCGACCCCTGCCACGCTGAATACTTAACGGCAATGGGTGTCAAGGCTTCGTTGGTAGTACCAATTTTTCACGGCGCAGAATTCTGGGGGTTGTTAGTATCTCACCACTCAGAGTGCTGGAGTGTGGCAGAGTACGAACTCCAAGCCGTTCAGATGGTGGCAGATCAGCTCGGTGTCGCCATAGCGCAATCAACCCTCCTCGCCCAAGCGAGGGCGAAAGCTCAGCGGGAAGCTGCCCTCAACCGCGTCGCCGCAGCCCTGCACTCCCAGTCTGCGATCGAACTGCAAGTAGCTTTGACAGAATCTGTAGCTGCACTAGACGCAGCCGGCGGCAGGCTGTGCATTTTCGACAGCAGCAAAGTCACCAAAAAACGAGAGGGAAGCCCCTGGCTTTAG
- the psbD gene encoding photosystem II D2 protein (photosystem q(a) protein) — protein MTIAVGRAQTERGIFDVLDDWLKRDRFVFVGWSGILLFPCAYMAIGGWLTGTTFVTSWYTHGLASSYLEGANFLTVAVSTPANSLGHSLLFLWGPEAQWDFTRWFQLGGLWAFVALHGAFALIGFCLRQIEISRLVGIRPYNALAFTGPIAVFVSVFLLYPLGQSGWFFAPSFGVAAIFRFLLFLQGFHNWTLNPFHMMGVAGILGGALLCAIHGATVENTLFEDGEGSNTFRAFNPTQSEETYSMVTANRFWSQIFGIAFSNKRWLHFFMLFVPVTGLWMSSIGIVGLALNLRAYDFVSQELRAAEDPEFETFYTKNILLNEGIRAWMAPTDQPHENFIFPEEVLPRGNAL, from the coding sequence ATGACAATCGCAGTCGGACGCGCCCAGACCGAAAGAGGCATCTTTGATGTCCTCGACGACTGGCTCAAGCGCGATCGCTTCGTCTTCGTAGGCTGGTCTGGCATCCTGCTATTCCCCTGCGCCTACATGGCCATCGGTGGCTGGTTGACAGGCACCACCTTCGTCACATCCTGGTACACCCACGGTTTGGCAAGCTCCTACCTCGAAGGAGCCAACTTCCTCACCGTCGCAGTCTCCACCCCAGCCAACAGCCTCGGACACTCCCTGCTGTTCCTGTGGGGCCCCGAAGCACAGTGGGACTTCACCCGCTGGTTCCAACTCGGCGGCCTGTGGGCATTTGTCGCCCTCCACGGCGCTTTCGCCTTGATCGGGTTCTGCCTGCGTCAAATCGAAATCTCCCGTTTAGTCGGCATCCGCCCCTACAACGCTCTGGCATTCACCGGCCCCATCGCCGTGTTTGTGTCAGTGTTCCTGCTTTACCCCTTGGGTCAATCAGGCTGGTTCTTCGCCCCCAGTTTCGGCGTCGCAGCAATTTTCCGCTTCCTGCTCTTCCTGCAAGGCTTCCACAACTGGACGCTTAACCCCTTCCACATGATGGGCGTTGCAGGCATCCTGGGCGGCGCGCTGCTGTGCGCTATCCACGGTGCTACCGTAGAAAACACCTTGTTTGAAGATGGCGAAGGCTCAAACACCTTCCGCGCCTTCAACCCAACTCAGTCTGAAGAAACCTACTCAATGGTGACAGCTAACCGCTTCTGGAGCCAAATCTTCGGAATTGCGTTCTCCAACAAGCGTTGGTTGCACTTCTTCATGCTGTTCGTACCCGTCACAGGCTTGTGGATGAGCTCTATTGGCATCGTCGGTTTAGCATTAAACCTGCGCGCCTACGACTTCGTATCACAAGAATTGCGCGCTGCTGAAGATCCTGAGTTTGAAACGTTCTACACTAAGAACATTCTGCTTAACGAAGGCATTCGTGCTTGGATGGCTCCGACCGACCAACCCCACGAAAACTTCATCTTCCCTGAAGAAGTTCTGCCTCGCGGTAACGCACTTTAA
- the psbC gene encoding photosystem II reaction center protein CP43, whose amino-acid sequence MVTLSNSYASGRDQESSGFAWWSGNARLINLSGKLLGAHVAHAGLIVFWAGAMTLFEVAHFIPEKPMYEQGLILMPHVATLGWGVGPGGEVIDIFPFFVVGVLHLISSAVLGLGGIYHAVRGPEVLEEYSSFFGYDWKDKNQMTNIIGYHLILLGGGCLLLVAKAMFFGGVYDTWAPGGGDVRIITNPTLNPAVIFGYLVRSPFGGEGWIVSVNNMEDIIGGHIWLGLICIAGGVWHILTKPFGWARRALIWSGEAYLSYSLGALSLMGFIACCFVWFNNTAYPSEFYGPTGPEASQAQALTFLIRDQRLGANVGSAQGPTGLGKYLMRSPTGEIIFGGETMRFWDFQGPWLEPLRGTNGLDLNKIKNDIQPWQARRAAEYMTHAPLGSLNSVGGVATEVNSFNFTSPRSWLSCFHFVMGFFFLIGHLWHAGRARAAVAGFEKGINRENEPVLAMPDLD is encoded by the coding sequence GTGGTAACGCTCTCTAATTCCTATGCAAGCGGTCGCGACCAAGAATCCTCCGGATTCGCTTGGTGGTCAGGCAACGCTCGTTTGATCAATCTCTCAGGCAAACTGCTGGGCGCACACGTCGCTCACGCTGGTTTGATCGTGTTCTGGGCCGGAGCAATGACTTTGTTTGAAGTCGCTCACTTTATCCCAGAAAAACCCATGTACGAACAGGGCTTAATCTTGATGCCCCACGTCGCTACATTGGGTTGGGGCGTAGGCCCTGGCGGTGAAGTCATTGATATCTTCCCGTTCTTCGTAGTCGGCGTTCTGCACTTGATTTCATCTGCTGTCCTCGGTTTGGGCGGCATTTATCACGCTGTTCGCGGCCCCGAAGTTCTCGAAGAATACTCTTCTTTCTTCGGCTACGACTGGAAAGACAAAAACCAGATGACCAACATCATCGGCTATCACCTGATTTTATTGGGTGGCGGCTGCTTGCTGCTGGTTGCTAAAGCCATGTTCTTCGGCGGTGTCTACGACACTTGGGCTCCGGGCGGCGGCGACGTGCGTATTATCACGAACCCCACTCTGAATCCGGCTGTGATTTTTGGCTATTTGGTTCGCTCTCCTTTCGGTGGCGAAGGCTGGATTGTCAGCGTCAACAACATGGAAGACATCATCGGCGGTCACATCTGGCTGGGCCTGATTTGTATCGCTGGCGGTGTTTGGCACATTTTGACCAAGCCTTTCGGCTGGGCTCGCCGCGCCTTAATCTGGTCTGGCGAAGCTTACCTGTCATACAGCTTGGGCGCTTTGTCCCTCATGGGCTTCATCGCTTGCTGCTTTGTCTGGTTCAACAACACTGCTTACCCTAGCGAATTTTACGGCCCGACGGGCCCGGAAGCTTCTCAAGCGCAAGCTTTGACCTTCCTGATCCGCGACCAACGCTTGGGTGCTAACGTCGGTTCTGCACAAGGCCCTACCGGTCTGGGTAAATACCTGATGCGCTCTCCTACTGGCGAAATCATTTTCGGCGGTGAAACGATGCGTTTCTGGGATTTCCAAGGCCCTTGGTTGGAACCCTTGCGCGGTACTAACGGTTTGGACTTGAACAAAATTAAGAACGATATTCAGCCTTGGCAAGCTCGCCGCGCTGCTGAATACATGACTCACGCTCCTTTGGGTTCTTTGAACTCTGTGGGCGGCGTGGCAACTGAAGTTAACTCGTTTAACTTCACGTCTCCTCGTTCTTGGCTGTCCTGTTTCCACTTTGTGATGGGTTTCTTCTTCTTAATCGGCCACTTGTGGCACGCCGGTCGCGCTCGTGCGGCTGTCGCTGGCTTTGAGAAGGGTATCAATCGCGAAAATGAACCAGTGCTGGCTATGCCTGATTTAGACTAA
- a CDS encoding GAF domain-containing protein, whose protein sequence is MVAKIRESLDLDTIFRTTTTELRRILNADRVGIYRFDPDSNFNEGEFITEDVLPVFGSAMAVKTRDQCFGENYANKYSQGQIKVFPDIATAGLSDCHADILAQFAIKAQIIMPLMNGSQLWGLLCVHQCDGSRNWKTSEIQFATQVGTQLSVALEQADLLAKTRQQTIDLQWAAQQQRILFEIVVKIRESLDINAIFKTATQEVCQFMQVDRIAVYRFNPDWSGQYVAEFVKDGWSKLVGEGINTVWENTYLQSHHGGRYINNETLAVNDIYQACHSECNFTILERFQVQAYAIAPIFVGQELWGLLAAYQHSAPRCWESSELKFLAQIANQLGVAIQQADFLEKTRGQSAQIAQNLKDLQDTQAQLIQTEKMSGLGQLVAGIAHEINNPVNFIYGNLNHATDYTEKLLSLLELYQQQYFDASPEIGELTEDIDLEFLLEDLPKLLLSMKVGADRIRQIVLSLRNFSRLDESQMKAVDIHEGIDSTLLILQHRLKSSSDIGNIVLVKEYGNLPLVECYAGQLNQVFMNVIGNAIDALQSEKLSDRKFVNPQIKISTAVGQINGDVPSAVIRISDNGSGISESMRERIFDPFFTTKPIGKGTGLGLSISYQIVV, encoded by the coding sequence GTGGTTGCTAAGATTCGAGAATCTCTCGATTTAGATACAATTTTTCGCACGACAACTACAGAACTGCGGCGGATTTTAAATGCAGACAGAGTTGGAATTTATCGCTTTGACCCGGATTCCAATTTTAATGAAGGGGAATTTATTACAGAAGATGTTTTGCCAGTTTTTGGTTCCGCAATGGCTGTGAAAACTCGCGATCAATGTTTTGGCGAAAACTATGCGAATAAATACAGTCAGGGACAAATTAAAGTGTTCCCAGACATAGCAACTGCTGGACTCTCAGACTGCCACGCTGATATTTTGGCTCAATTTGCAATTAAGGCACAAATAATTATGCCACTGATGAATGGCAGCCAACTGTGGGGCTTGCTATGCGTGCATCAGTGCGACGGTTCGCGCAATTGGAAAACTTCGGAAATCCAGTTTGCGACGCAAGTCGGAACTCAGTTAAGCGTAGCATTAGAACAAGCTGATTTGCTCGCTAAGACGCGGCAGCAAACGATCGATCTCCAGTGGGCGGCCCAGCAACAGCGGATACTGTTTGAAATTGTGGTTAAGATTCGAGAATCTCTCGATATCAATGCGATTTTTAAGACTGCAACCCAAGAAGTTTGTCAGTTTATGCAAGTCGATAGAATTGCTGTCTATCGCTTTAATCCTGATTGGAGCGGTCAATATGTTGCCGAGTTTGTGAAAGATGGCTGGAGCAAATTGGTAGGTGAAGGTATCAATACGGTTTGGGAAAATACTTATTTGCAGTCACACCACGGCGGCAGGTATATCAATAATGAAACTCTCGCCGTTAATGATATCTATCAAGCTTGTCACTCGGAGTGTAACTTCACTATTTTAGAGCGTTTTCAGGTGCAGGCTTATGCGATCGCGCCGATTTTTGTAGGACAAGAACTTTGGGGTTTGCTGGCAGCATATCAACATTCTGCGCCGCGCTGCTGGGAAAGTTCAGAACTTAAGTTTTTAGCTCAAATTGCCAATCAGTTAGGCGTGGCTATCCAACAAGCCGATTTTCTAGAGAAAACCAGAGGTCAATCAGCACAAATTGCTCAAAATTTAAAGGATTTGCAAGACACTCAAGCTCAATTGATTCAGACTGAAAAAATGTCGGGTTTGGGGCAACTGGTGGCGGGGATTGCTCATGAAATTAACAATCCAGTTAATTTTATTTATGGCAATCTCAATCATGCTACTGATTATACTGAAAAATTGCTGAGTTTACTAGAACTTTACCAGCAGCAATATTTCGATGCTAGTCCTGAGATTGGCGAATTGACTGAAGATATTGACTTGGAATTTCTACTCGAAGATTTGCCTAAGTTGCTATTGTCTATGAAGGTGGGAGCCGATCGCATTCGTCAAATAGTTTTGTCTTTAAGGAATTTCTCTCGTCTGGATGAAAGTCAAATGAAGGCTGTCGATATTCATGAGGGCATTGACAGCACGCTGTTGATTTTGCAGCACAGGCTGAAATCTAGTTCGGATATTGGAAACATTGTGCTAGTTAAAGAGTACGGCAATTTACCTCTGGTTGAGTGTTATGCCGGACAGTTGAATCAGGTGTTTATGAATGTGATCGGAAATGCGATCGATGCTTTGCAATCGGAGAAGTTGAGCGATCGCAAATTCGTGAACCCTCAAATTAAAATCTCTACTGCTGTGGGTCAAATTAATGGCGATGTTCCTAGCGCGGTGATTCGGATTTCTGACAACGGTTCGGGAATCTCGGAATCGATGAGAGAACGCATATTTGACCCTTTTTTCACGACTAAGCCGATCGGAAAAGGTACTGGATTGGGACTGTCAATTAGTTACCAAATTGTGGTATAA